ttgtcccaatacaccaggttcacattcgtctctagaggaaagtatggatcaccaagttctcagatctgaggaaaaagagagagagcttagtgagagccacaagcactgacccagcaacctccactgactcagagatctgtgtgcggggttgactctctaaacgagttttgataggtgctggcgtggtggatctggcatgcgtgaaacctccacctaagaacggggcagccatcccggacccaacaatggcaacataagcccccagatcaccccaagcagctacagcaacccaagaacgaccaccatggccccaccagagccacacgcagaagaaccagcccagggcccgggggcgacctacaccaacacagccgacgaaacctaggccagcgcagcggcacggggcacagcgggccggcccggcgccccaccagcacccaacaccacgccccccacaaccacccgcccccctcccagcaccctccacccatcccaccccccccccccagtcccccagcccccccccccccatggcccagccccccccaccccccaccctccaccaacgccccccatccccaccacccgcaccccccccccacccaacccaccgccgagctcgggcaaccccccatcccagcgaaccagcgtctggggaacgggagtagacagtgcaggggcttcagccctatccgaccctatacagccatttgggaggagagtattattccctgggatggagaggagggagcaagaggccggaccaccgtcccaccccaagcccagcccgctaaggccccacatgccgtgccaaggccaaaaataaataaattgtgacccccccccccataccctgtctatatggctccccagatcccagactggggaaccctcccaacaccgtgaatgcgtggacacccaggtgctatatacacatgtatgtagtgcgttacaATTCGTTACAAAAGCTATGTTACAAAAACtcagaagctaaaaaaaaaggaagctgaaTTCTCACCAATTGCCTTCATGAAAGGCTCGAAGTTCTCCTGAGACTCCAGCTGGAACTTTCCAGAGAAAGACATGGTGGCAGGCAGCAAAGGTGAAGTGAGAACTTGTCACGTGCCTGTTTTATACTTTGCAAGTCCAGCGTGGTAATCATTAACTCCAGGTGTCTCCAATTAAagcagtcagggatcactttaaatacttttgaacacatttcaagtaaaaaaggggggaaaaaagcaacaacacttCTTACACTCAAAACTTTATTTCAACATGCAGACATCTATTTTTATACATAAAAATATATCGGGAAATCTCCTCTACAGATGTACTGCAGGGGAGGAAGCAAACCCAGAGTGATGATGACACATAAACAGATACAACCATCTGAACTAAAACTACAAATCCTAATTTGTCTCTACAAATGACGGGTTCCCCCACTAATTCTTGGCATTAGAAGCAGGTCATTGGTGAATTCGATGATTGTGACCAGCCAGATGCAGAAGCTTGTAGATGATGTCACTGGGATCACTGCCTTCGTATTGGCTGGTCTGGTTGTCTCCGTCTTCCTCAGTGAGGCAGGATTGGTCCATGGTGCAGCTTTCTATGGCAACATATCAACAGAAAAGGAATTACAactgagaatgagaatgaagcTTTCTGTTATCATCATGTCACTGTAATGATTTTATCAGGTTGCTGATATAAAAGGTTCACAGTGATTaaaagaagcaaacacaaaaatgtactATGCCACTCATTCAGAGGAATTTTGCGCAGTTTATGTACAGCTCTAACCTAATTAGGGCACTATTTCCAATATAGCATCTCAAAGATGTTCTGCAAAAAGGTATATTAGACCACTCAGTAATATATTAAAAAACTTGAATCAGCAGGACTTCAGTTAGCTAGcatgtcatttttttattttcatagtaATCTAAGTCTATAATATACCGACATTTGCATGCACAGTTGGTGTTTCTACCTACATACAGTTTCCTGTGTATCTGTGTTACTTTAGTTTCCAATGAAAGACTTTTCCCTCTGTGGGAATACTAGACCAATAATCAGAATGACTTGATTTACTTTCTGACCTGCATCACAGCAGAGTCCTGAAGCTGCACAGTGTCCTCCCTCAGATCCACAGGATCTTCCTCCGGCCTGGCAAGGGGTGAGCAGATAACTCTCCTCCATGCAGTGAGCCGTTTCTGGGGAGCCCAGGAGGCAGCCAAAGCCTTCCCCGCAACAGATACTGGGGCCAAAGCAGCGGCCCCTGTCGCCGGGGCCACATGACAAGCACTGGAGAAGGAAATGTTTAATGAGTATTGGTGTAAAGTCAAATTTCAGAAAACAGCTGTTAGCGAAGTTTTCTGAAGTGAGTTATGaattctttctctttttcaaaCATATCAGTTTGTCAGGCTGGTGTGTTTGAGTTAAATACTTCACAGAGGAATTTAAGGATGGCTAAATCACCTCACCTTACGCAATGGAGCATCCATGATAGACCGCTTCCCTCCGATGGGACAGTTAGAGATATAACACGCCGAGCATacagacagaagaaaaagtAGGCACACGGACACAGTAGCTCCAGTCATGCTGAGAATGAGAGACAAATGAAAAAGTGAAACTAGTTAGCGCCAAAAGACTTAGCCAGATATAATTCTGCTGAAACCAAACTTACTTGTTCAATTTCTCCAACAGACGATTTCAAGTCTTCGTTCAAGATGCTCTTGGCGTGGATGCTTCTTCTGTTCTTGGTGCGTCTGACATGTCTTATATACTTTCCCAGATTCTTTTGAGAGTGACACAGAAACCAAAAAGCCACTTAGAGATCCTTAATGGGCCCATTTCAGCGACACTCACCTCCATCAATGAAGCTGACCACTGAGCAGGGCAGGTCAAAGGGCCACCCAGTGCCGTAGCCTGCTTTGC
This is a stretch of genomic DNA from Brachionichthys hirsutus isolate HB-005 unplaced genomic scaffold, CSIRO-AGI_Bhir_v1 contig_710, whole genome shotgun sequence. It encodes these proteins:
- the LOC137917493 gene encoding isotocin-neurophysin IT 1-like: MTGATVSVCLLFLLSVCSACYISNCPIGGKRSIMDAPLRKCLSCGPGDRGRCFGPSICCGEGFGCLLGSPETAHCMEESYLLTPCQAGGRSCGSEGGHCAASGLCCDAESCTMDQSCLTEEDGDNQTSQYEGSDPSDIIYKLLHLAGHNHRIHQ